Within the Solwaraspora sp. WMMA2056 genome, the region TCGGCGGACGAGATCGTCGACAAGCTGCGACGCTGGGAGGCTGAACTCGGCATCACCGAGGTCTCGCTGCGGCACCAGTTCGTCGGCGCCAGCCAGGCCGAGGCGATGGAGCAGTTGGCCCGCTTCGGAGCGGAGGTCGTCCCCCGCCTCGCCGCGTCGCCGCCGGCGTCGCCATCCGTCTCGGAGGTCGCGTCGCCATCCGCCCCGGAGGTCGCCCGATGAGCACCGACCCGGGGACCACGCTGCCGGACGCCGACAACCTGGCCCTCGTTCTGCAACGCCGCCGTGCCGACCGCGGCGACGTCGTCGGCCTGTACGGCGAGGACGGTCGGTCATGGACGTTCGACGAGATCGACCTGCTCGCCGGCGGGGTGGCAGTCGCCCTGCGGGACGAGGGCGTGGGCGCCGGCGACCGGGTCGCCGGCTACCTGGCCAACGGCCCGGACATCGTCTTCTTTCTCTTCGGCTGCTGGAAGATCGGTGCGGTCCCGGTCACCGTCAGCAGCCTGTACAACGCCACCGAACTCGCCGAGTCGCTGGCCAAGACCAGCCCCCGGTTGCTGCTCGTCGACGGACGCAGCCCGGACGTGGTCACCGAACTCATCGGCACCGGCACCGGGGTCCCGATCCGCCGCGTCGGCGAGCCGTCCGCCGCGCCCGACGGCGTCGCGGAGCCGGACGTCGAGCCGCTGCCGTGGGGTCGGCAGGCCCGGGTGCCGGCGGTCGACGTCGACCCGCAGGCCGAAGCCTGTGTGCTGTTCACCGGCGGGACGACCGGCCGGCCAAAGGCGGTCAGCGTCACCCACGGCGGCACCCGCGACTCGCTCATGCGGCTGGCCCGCGTCGCCACCGGTACCGACGCCGAAGGCACCGCCGCGCGGGACGCCAGGCCGAACCTCATCGCCCTGCCGCTGTTCCACAGCGGCGGCCAGCACTCGCTGCTGTTCGCGTTCTTCGTCGGGCGTCCGGCGGTGGTCTGGGAGAGGTTCGGCGTCGACCGGCTCGCCGACCTGATGGACCGGTACCGGTTCGACAACTTCTTCCTCCTGCCCACCATGGTCTACGACATCGTGCACGCCGAACGGGACCTGCCGTTCGACGGGGTCAAGTCCGTCCTGGTGGCCGGTCAGGCCATCTCGTGGTCGCTACGCCGCGCCTTCGAGGAGCGGTACCAGGTGCCGATCCTGGTCAACTACGGATCGACCGAGGCCGGGCACATCGCCGGCTGGACCGGCCGGGACATGAAGGCCGGCCGCTGGAAGCCCGGCTCCGCCGGGCGGGTCTACCCGGGGGTGGAGCTGGAGATCCGGGACGAGACCGGTGCCGCACTGCCGGGCGGGCGACCGGGGGAGGTGGTGGTCCGCTCCGCGTTGACCAGGGGCTACGTCGACGACGCCGCCGCCTCCCGCGAGCTGGTCCGGGACGGCTGGGTGCACACCGGCGACATCGGCTACGTCGACGAGGACGGGGTGCTGTTCCTGGTCGGCCGGAAGCGGGACATGATCAAATGCGGTGGTTTCCAGGTCTGGCCCGAGGAGATCGAGGACGAGCTGCGCCGGCATCCGCTGGTCGACGACGTTCGGGTGCTCGGCCGGCCGGACGACCGGCTCGGCGAGATTCCGGTGGCCCTCGTGGTGCGCAGGCCGGACCGCACGGTGACCGACAGCGAACTCTCCCAGCGTCTGGTCGCGTACGCGCGGGACCGGCTTGCCCACTTCAAGACACCCCGGCGGATCGAGTTCGTCGCCGCCCTGGAACGCAGCGCCACCGGCAAGATCAGCCGGGCCACACCGGCCGCGACGCGGGCGGGTGCGTCCGGATGAAGTTCGGCATCATGGCCTCGCACCAGTATCCGCACGGCGACGACCTCGGCGCGCACCTCGCCGACCTGTTCGGCACCGTCGAACTCGCCGCCGAACTCGGCTACGACTCGGTGTGGACGATCAACCACTTCCAGTCGAACCTGGCCACCCCGCAGCCGATCTCCATGCTGGCCAGCCTCATTCCGCGCTCCGGCGACATGCTGCTCGGCACTGGCATCCTGCTGCTGCCGATGTTCCACCCCGTACACGTCGCGGAGGAGTTCGCGACCCTCGACCACCTCTCCGGCGGACGGGTGGTCCTCGGCGTCGGCGCCGGCTACCGGGAGAACGAGCTCGCCGCGTTCGGAATCGACCCGCAGACCCGGTTCCGGCGCTTCGACGAGAGCATCCGGCTGATCCGCGCGCTGTGGACCGGACGACCGGTCACCCAGGACGGCGAGTTCTACCCGCAGACCGACGCGACCATCGGTGTCCGGCCGCTGACGCCGGGCGGACCGCCGATCTGGATCGGCGCCGGCGGCAGGAAAGCGGTCCGCCGGGCCGCCCGTCTCGGCGACGCCTGGTACGCGCCGGGCAACTCACCGAGCCGGCGCTTCCTGCCCGAGCATCGGGCCGTCTACGAGGAGGCGCTGGCTGAGTACGGCCGGGACCCGACGACGGTGCAGCGCCCGGTCGGGGTCGAGCTGTACTGCGCGCCGAGCACCGAGCAGGCTGTCGCCGAGGCGCTGCCGCACGCCCGGCGGGAGTACGCCACCTACGCCGAGTACCCGGCGCTGCGCTGGCAGCGGGACCGCTTCGACGAACTGGTCCGCAACACGCTGCTGCTGGGCTCGCCGGAGCTGCTCATCGAACGGATCACCGCCCTGCGTGACCTGGGCTTCGACCACGTCATCTTCCGCCCCGGGTGGCTCGGCATGCCGACCGGGAAACTGCGTGCCTCGCTGCGGCTGTTCGCCGCCGAGGTGATGCCCGCCTTCCGTACCAGCCGACCGTGAGGAACCGTCGTGAAGAAGACCGAAGCTGAACTTCTGGAACACCAGTGGGACGTCGAGAACATGGAGGTCGATCCCGAGGTCCTGGCGAAGTACGTCCGGTACGACGTCGACGAGCAGCGGTCGGTCGCGACCATCACCTTCGACCGTCCCGAGCGGCTCAACGCCATTCCGGTGGCCGCCTTCGAGCGCGTCGGCGACCTGGTGCGCGAGGCCGAGACCGACGACCGGGTCAAGGTCATCGTGTTCAAGGGCGAAGGCGAACACTTCGGCACCGGCGCCGACGCCGCCGAGCTCGGGCACTACATCGGCTACCGGACCGGCACCGACAAGTCGTCGCGGCGGCGGCCGGCGCAGCGGCAACGCATCCTGCCCGACCGCAACGTGCTCAGCTCCGGATTCACCCGCCCGATCATCGAGTCGCTCAAGGCGACCATCTGCCAGGTGCAGGGGTACTGCTACGGCGGCCACTTCCAGATCGCGCTGTCGGCCGACATCGTCATCGCCAGCCCCGACGCCCGGTTCACCCATCCGGCGTTCCGCTACCTCGGTCCCGCCCCGCAGGACATGTACCACTGGATCGAGAAGGTCGGTCTGACCACGATGAAGGACGTCATGCTGACCATGCGGGCCATCGGCGCCGAGGAGGGCGAGCGCAAGGGCCTGGTCACCAAGGTGGTCGAGCGTGACGAACTACAGCGCTGGGTCGACGACTACGCCGACGCGATCGCTGTCATGCCACTGGACTCGCTGATGATGGGCAAGTCGATGATGCAACTGGTCATGGAGGCCCGGGGCAAGGGCCTCGGCGCGATGACCGGCTGGGTCGGGCACGGCTGGGCGACCAACGTCAGTTTCGACGACGGGGACTGGAACTTCCTCAAGGAGCGCCGGGAGAAGGGCATCGGCCGGGCGCTGGCCGACCGGGACCGGCTGGTCGCACCGTACTTCCGGCTCAGCGACACCCGGTCGCGCGAGAAGTAGGGCGCGGTCGTGAAGTTCGGCATCCTTCTCGACCACCAGTACGAGCTCGGCGACGACCTGCAGCGGCGGACCGGTGAGACGGTCGAGTACGTCCAGCACATCCGCGACCTCGGCTACGACT harbors:
- a CDS encoding class I adenylate-forming enzyme family protein; amino-acid sequence: MSTDPGTTLPDADNLALVLQRRRADRGDVVGLYGEDGRSWTFDEIDLLAGGVAVALRDEGVGAGDRVAGYLANGPDIVFFLFGCWKIGAVPVTVSSLYNATELAESLAKTSPRLLLVDGRSPDVVTELIGTGTGVPIRRVGEPSAAPDGVAEPDVEPLPWGRQARVPAVDVDPQAEACVLFTGGTTGRPKAVSVTHGGTRDSLMRLARVATGTDAEGTAARDARPNLIALPLFHSGGQHSLLFAFFVGRPAVVWERFGVDRLADLMDRYRFDNFFLLPTMVYDIVHAERDLPFDGVKSVLVAGQAISWSLRRAFEERYQVPILVNYGSTEAGHIAGWTGRDMKAGRWKPGSAGRVYPGVELEIRDETGAALPGGRPGEVVVRSALTRGYVDDAAASRELVRDGWVHTGDIGYVDEDGVLFLVGRKRDMIKCGGFQVWPEEIEDELRRHPLVDDVRVLGRPDDRLGEIPVALVVRRPDRTVTDSELSQRLVAYARDRLAHFKTPRRIEFVAALERSATGKISRATPAATRAGASG
- a CDS encoding LLM class flavin-dependent oxidoreductase, with translation MKFGIMASHQYPHGDDLGAHLADLFGTVELAAELGYDSVWTINHFQSNLATPQPISMLASLIPRSGDMLLGTGILLLPMFHPVHVAEEFATLDHLSGGRVVLGVGAGYRENELAAFGIDPQTRFRRFDESIRLIRALWTGRPVTQDGEFYPQTDATIGVRPLTPGGPPIWIGAGGRKAVRRAARLGDAWYAPGNSPSRRFLPEHRAVYEEALAEYGRDPTTVQRPVGVELYCAPSTEQAVAEALPHARREYATYAEYPALRWQRDRFDELVRNTLLLGSPELLIERITALRDLGFDHVIFRPGWLGMPTGKLRASLRLFAAEVMPAFRTSRP
- a CDS encoding enoyl-CoA hydratase/isomerase family protein: MKKTEAELLEHQWDVENMEVDPEVLAKYVRYDVDEQRSVATITFDRPERLNAIPVAAFERVGDLVREAETDDRVKVIVFKGEGEHFGTGADAAELGHYIGYRTGTDKSSRRRPAQRQRILPDRNVLSSGFTRPIIESLKATICQVQGYCYGGHFQIALSADIVIASPDARFTHPAFRYLGPAPQDMYHWIEKVGLTTMKDVMLTMRAIGAEEGERKGLVTKVVERDELQRWVDDYADAIAVMPLDSLMMGKSMMQLVMEARGKGLGAMTGWVGHGWATNVSFDDGDWNFLKERREKGIGRALADRDRLVAPYFRLSDTRSREK